In a genomic window of Streptomyces sp. SJL17-4:
- a CDS encoding GNAT family N-acetyltransferase, whose protein sequence is MARMTWTFSPERVDTPDATALRRDYYGDVASRYWKRPATAAEIDEGLTNDGVELLTPPTGQFLVGRYEGKPAACGGVLLLDGDRAELTRVFLRHAFRGLGGASTLLGDLEDTARELGARRMVLNTRLDLVEARALYTRHGYGEIPAYCTGPYMDIWYGKDL, encoded by the coding sequence ATGGCGCGCATGACCTGGACCTTCTCCCCCGAACGCGTCGACACCCCGGACGCCACCGCCCTGCGCCGCGACTACTACGGCGATGTCGCGAGCCGCTACTGGAAGCGGCCCGCGACGGCGGCGGAGATCGACGAGGGGCTGACCAACGACGGGGTCGAGCTGCTCACCCCGCCGACCGGGCAGTTCCTGGTCGGGCGGTACGAGGGCAAGCCCGCCGCCTGCGGCGGGGTGCTCCTCCTCGACGGGGACCGCGCCGAACTGACCCGCGTCTTCCTGCGTCACGCCTTCCGCGGCCTGGGCGGGGCGAGCACGCTCCTGGGGGACCTGGAGGACACGGCACGCGAGCTCGGCGCCCGCCGGATGGTCCTGAACACGCGCCTCGACCTGGTCGAGGCGCGTGCCCTGTACACCCGGCACGGGTACGGGGAGATCCCGGCGTACTGCACGGGCCCGTACATGGACATCTGGTACGGCAAGGACCTCTGA
- a CDS encoding recombinase family protein, with amino-acid sequence MTPLRKHRPGAAPSLDHVRAVSYIRQSKRREDDSQASPVAQRERCASLIASKGWSDAGHFEDVGKSGWDPSIHRPGFEEMMTAVRGGHVDAVVVFSLSRLTRRGALEAMRIIEELETHGVRLVSVEEPYLDTSTPVGVGILAIIAGLAQQESDMKSAYVSATKDTLRRAGSHVSGVAPYGFTAERATSGKLSVVRLVPDPVEAPHVRDMAKWATEGVSASQIAKRLNEDGVPTKAESLGESGAKRLASRRARGVSEAVERPAWVSSTVLRILRDPRLAGYAIEWQGRVQATKDADGNPVPGKTGKRVILRDDEGQPVQSHEGLIPTDEWWKLQDVLDGRTQVVVRAGRRVPTLLAGHGLLFCDVCGSVMVTDRRAGKLYYKCNRAGGVVPGHGGLVIGQDAADSETAGRVWARLKAMDPDDSEDLEWLAEASRRFARQQDTSQRDAERAAVRAELEHVRESRRILHVDRLAGVYGDETGAQMFRESMARLAAHEERTAERLAELEATGNRSIRIPNEWTSVNGEPIGEGSTWAAWDLEKKREFLALFIDSVRIAKSVGRGRNANTRDRVIVRWAAAPDAAGA; translated from the coding sequence ATGACACCTCTCAGGAAGCACAGGCCGGGCGCTGCGCCGAGCCTTGATCACGTACGTGCAGTCTCGTACATCCGCCAGTCAAAGCGGCGTGAGGACGACTCGCAGGCGTCGCCCGTGGCGCAGCGCGAACGGTGCGCCTCGCTGATCGCGTCGAAGGGGTGGAGCGACGCGGGCCACTTCGAGGACGTGGGCAAGTCGGGATGGGATCCGAGCATCCACCGCCCCGGCTTCGAAGAGATGATGACGGCCGTCCGTGGCGGGCACGTGGACGCCGTGGTCGTCTTCTCGCTGTCCCGCCTGACCCGTCGTGGCGCGCTGGAAGCCATGCGGATCATCGAGGAACTGGAGACGCACGGCGTCCGGCTGGTGAGCGTCGAAGAGCCGTACCTAGACACGTCCACTCCGGTCGGGGTCGGCATCCTCGCCATCATCGCGGGTCTGGCGCAGCAGGAGTCCGACATGAAGTCGGCCTATGTCTCCGCCACGAAGGACACGCTTCGGCGGGCCGGTAGCCATGTCTCCGGCGTTGCCCCCTACGGCTTCACGGCGGAGAGGGCGACCAGCGGCAAGCTGTCCGTCGTACGACTCGTCCCGGACCCCGTGGAAGCCCCGCACGTCCGTGACATGGCCAAGTGGGCAACAGAGGGAGTCTCCGCCTCGCAGATCGCCAAGCGGCTCAATGAGGACGGCGTGCCGACGAAGGCGGAGTCCCTGGGAGAGTCGGGGGCCAAGCGCCTCGCCTCGCGCCGTGCGCGCGGAGTTTCGGAAGCGGTGGAGCGCCCCGCATGGGTGTCGTCGACAGTCCTGCGCATCCTGCGGGACCCGCGCCTTGCGGGGTACGCAATCGAGTGGCAGGGACGGGTACAGGCGACCAAGGACGCCGACGGCAACCCCGTCCCCGGCAAGACGGGGAAGCGCGTCATCCTGCGTGACGACGAAGGGCAGCCCGTCCAGTCGCACGAAGGGCTGATCCCCACGGATGAGTGGTGGAAGCTCCAGGACGTGCTGGACGGCCGGACGCAGGTGGTCGTACGTGCGGGCCGACGCGTCCCGACTCTGCTGGCCGGACACGGACTGCTGTTCTGCGACGTCTGTGGCTCCGTGATGGTGACCGACCGGCGGGCCGGGAAGCTCTACTACAAGTGCAACCGGGCCGGGGGAGTAGTCCCGGGCCACGGTGGTCTCGTCATTGGCCAGGATGCGGCGGACAGCGAGACGGCGGGGCGCGTGTGGGCCCGTCTCAAGGCGATGGACCCTGACGACTCGGAAGACCTCGAATGGCTGGCCGAGGCATCACGACGCTTCGCCCGCCAACAGGACACGTCCCAGCGAGACGCGGAACGCGCGGCGGTACGAGCTGAGTTGGAGCACGTACGGGAGTCCCGCCGCATCCTCCACGTGGACCGGCTGGCCGGCGTCTACGGTGACGAGACCGGTGCGCAGATGTTCAGGGAGTCCATGGCGCGGTTGGCTGCTCACGAGGAGCGGACCGCCGAACGGTTGGCGGAACTGGAGGCGACCGGCAACCGAAGCATCCGGATCCCCAACGAGTGGACGAGCGTGAACGGAGAACCCATCGGAGAGGGTTCGACATGGGCGGCATGGGACCTGGAGAAGAAGCGGGAGTTCCTGGCGCTCTTCATCGACTCCGTGAGGATCGCCAAGTCCGTCGGCAGGGGCCGGAACGCGAACACGAGGGACCGGGTGATCGTGCGATGGGCTGCGGCGCCTGATGCTGCGGGTGCCTGA
- a CDS encoding antibiotic biosynthesis monooxygenase has product MPSVVKINVLTVPAEQREVLEQRFASRAGAVEGSDGFEWFELLRPVEGTDQYLVYTRWRSEEDFQAWMNGSMKAAHGGGGAGGAEGGERPKPAASGSTLWSFEVVQQASPKS; this is encoded by the coding sequence GTGCCTAGTGTGGTAAAGATCAACGTCCTGACCGTGCCGGCCGAGCAGCGTGAGGTTCTGGAGCAGCGGTTCGCCTCCCGGGCCGGGGCCGTCGAGGGGTCCGACGGTTTCGAGTGGTTCGAGCTGCTGCGCCCCGTCGAGGGCACCGACCAGTACCTGGTGTACACGCGCTGGCGCAGCGAGGAAGACTTCCAGGCCTGGATGAACGGTTCCATGAAGGCCGCGCACGGGGGCGGCGGCGCGGGCGGTGCCGAGGGTGGCGAGCGGCCCAAGCCTGCCGCGTCCGGCTCCACCCTCTGGTCCTTCGAGGTCGTCCAGCAGGCGTCGCCGAAGAGCTGA
- a CDS encoding alpha/beta fold hydrolase, with product MRAHSRPTFVCVHGGASNARAWGPLQNELALLGHRSYAVDLPGHGDRADGPAAYYRQPQDLTALAVAPSPMSGVTLRDNVRHVTDVLRRLAPLGPVVLVGHSLGGLTISAVADAVPDLVDRVVYLSALCLADPSMLTGAWDVADENLLDAAVARIAVPLTGEAAEPGVVRLNWRAAHADPAVFAELKAAVMADSTDHSFGALLDTLDPDENYGVLEPGALVTAERWGRVPHTYVRLSRDAGITPAVQDHMIGKADELTPDNPFEVHTLDSSHVGYFSRPEPFAELLARLV from the coding sequence ATGCGCGCACACTCGCGCCCCACTTTCGTATGCGTCCACGGCGGCGCCAGCAACGCACGGGCCTGGGGCCCGCTGCAGAACGAGCTGGCGCTGCTCGGTCACCGCTCCTACGCCGTCGACCTGCCCGGACACGGCGACCGGGCCGACGGGCCCGCCGCCTACTACCGGCAGCCCCAGGACCTGACCGCGCTGGCCGTCGCCCCGTCCCCGATGAGCGGCGTCACGCTGCGGGACAACGTGCGGCACGTCACGGACGTCCTTCGGCGACTGGCCCCGCTGGGGCCCGTCGTGCTGGTCGGCCACAGCCTCGGCGGTCTGACGATCAGTGCCGTCGCCGACGCCGTACCGGATCTGGTGGACCGGGTGGTCTACCTCTCCGCGCTCTGTCTCGCCGACCCGTCGATGCTCACCGGGGCATGGGACGTGGCCGACGAGAACCTGCTCGACGCGGCGGTGGCGCGGATCGCCGTGCCGCTCACCGGCGAGGCCGCCGAACCGGGCGTGGTCCGGCTGAACTGGCGGGCGGCCCACGCCGATCCCGCCGTGTTCGCCGAGCTGAAGGCCGCCGTCATGGCCGACTCCACCGACCACTCGTTCGGAGCGCTGCTCGACACCCTGGACCCGGACGAGAACTACGGGGTGCTGGAGCCGGGGGCGTTGGTCACGGCGGAGCGCTGGGGCCGGGTCCCGCACACGTACGTCCGGCTCTCCCGGGATGCGGGCATCACCCCGGCGGTGCAGGACCACATGATCGGCAAGGCCGACGAGCTGACCCCGGACAACCCCTTCGAGGTGCACACCCTGGACAGCTCGCACGTCGGCTACTTCAGCCGTCCCGAGCCCTTCGCGGAGCTGCTGGCCCGGCTCGTCTGA
- a CDS encoding MFS transporter: MAQEVSPSELGGGAPAPGAGQSHRAVLVAIGALLLGMLLAALDQTIVSTALPTIVSELGGMEHLSWVVTAYMLASTAVTPLWGKLGDQYGRKKLFQAAIVLFLIGSALCGIAQNMPQLIAFRAVQGLGGGGLMVLSMAIVGDLVSPRERGKYQGLFGAVFGATSVLGPLLGGVFTEQLSWRWVFYINLPIGIVALFVIAAVLHIPVRSTRHTIDYLGTFLIASVATCLVLVASLGGTTWAWGSPQIIGLAVLGAVLLVWFVCVERRAAEPVLPLKLFRIRTFSLVAVISFVVGFAMFGAMTYLPTFLQVVQGVTPTMSGVHMLPMVAGMLITSTASGQIVSRTGRWKVFPIAGTAVTCLGLLLLNELTETSSTWEMSVYFFVFGAGLGLVMQVLVLVVQNAVPYEDLGVATSGATFFRSIGASFGVAVFGTIFANRLTHKLDDVFAAAGPEVPPGIGPEQVAADPRTVAELPADLRPSVLHAYATSITDVFLYAAPVVLVAFVVAWFLKEDKLRASVTAPDTSQTLASNPVERSSYDECARALSVLGSREGRRAIYEKITARAGLDLLPAASWLLLRIRRHGTVEPARLAEHVPVPLRVITEASRQVEERHLVTREGLQLVLTEEGVQIATRLAAAREESLAELLGDWWGPERPTDLVKLVEELTAELSGSDAERPHDPEPPGDHHA; this comes from the coding sequence ATGGCCCAGGAAGTCAGCCCCTCCGAGCTGGGCGGCGGCGCCCCGGCGCCCGGAGCGGGGCAGAGCCACCGCGCCGTCCTCGTCGCGATCGGCGCGCTGCTCCTCGGCATGCTGCTGGCCGCCCTCGACCAGACCATCGTCTCCACCGCGCTGCCGACCATCGTCAGCGAGCTCGGCGGCATGGAGCACCTGTCCTGGGTGGTCACCGCCTACATGCTGGCGTCCACGGCCGTGACCCCCCTCTGGGGCAAGCTCGGCGACCAGTACGGCCGCAAGAAGCTCTTCCAGGCCGCCATCGTCCTCTTCCTCATCGGCTCCGCGCTCTGCGGCATCGCCCAGAACATGCCTCAGCTCATCGCCTTCCGCGCGGTCCAGGGCCTCGGCGGCGGCGGTCTCATGGTCCTGTCGATGGCGATCGTCGGCGACCTCGTGTCGCCGCGGGAACGCGGCAAGTACCAGGGGCTCTTCGGCGCCGTCTTCGGCGCCACCAGCGTCCTCGGTCCGTTGCTCGGCGGAGTCTTCACCGAGCAGCTCTCCTGGCGCTGGGTCTTCTACATCAACCTGCCGATCGGCATCGTCGCCCTCTTCGTGATCGCCGCCGTGCTGCACATCCCGGTCCGCTCCACCCGGCACACCATCGACTACCTCGGCACCTTCCTCATCGCCTCGGTCGCGACCTGCCTGGTCCTCGTGGCCTCGCTCGGCGGCACCACCTGGGCATGGGGATCGCCGCAGATCATCGGACTCGCCGTCCTCGGAGCCGTACTCCTGGTGTGGTTCGTGTGCGTCGAGCGGCGGGCGGCCGAACCCGTGCTGCCGCTCAAGCTGTTCAGGATCCGGACGTTCAGCCTGGTCGCGGTCATCAGCTTCGTCGTCGGCTTCGCGATGTTCGGCGCGATGACCTATCTGCCGACCTTCCTCCAGGTCGTACAGGGCGTCACCCCGACCATGTCCGGCGTGCACATGCTGCCGATGGTCGCCGGCATGCTGATCACCTCGACGGCCTCCGGCCAGATCGTCTCCCGTACGGGCCGCTGGAAGGTCTTCCCGATCGCCGGCACCGCCGTCACCTGCCTCGGGCTGCTCCTGCTCAACGAGCTGACGGAGACCAGCTCCACCTGGGAGATGAGCGTCTACTTCTTCGTCTTCGGCGCCGGACTCGGCCTGGTCATGCAGGTCCTCGTCCTGGTCGTGCAGAACGCCGTCCCGTACGAGGACCTCGGCGTCGCCACCTCCGGAGCCACCTTCTTCCGCTCCATCGGGGCCTCCTTCGGCGTCGCCGTCTTCGGCACCATCTTCGCCAACCGGCTCACCCACAAACTCGACGACGTCTTCGCGGCGGCCGGACCGGAGGTCCCGCCCGGCATCGGCCCCGAGCAGGTCGCCGCCGACCCGCGCACCGTCGCCGAACTCCCGGCCGACCTGCGCCCCTCCGTCCTCCACGCGTACGCCACGTCCATCACCGACGTCTTCCTGTACGCGGCGCCCGTCGTCCTGGTCGCCTTCGTCGTCGCCTGGTTCCTCAAGGAGGACAAGCTGCGGGCCTCGGTCACCGCGCCCGACACCAGCCAGACACTCGCGTCCAACCCCGTCGAGCGCTCCTCGTACGACGAATGCGCCCGTGCCCTCTCCGTCCTCGGCTCCCGCGAGGGCCGCAGGGCGATCTACGAGAAGATCACCGCCCGCGCCGGGCTCGACCTGCTGCCCGCCGCGAGCTGGCTGCTGCTCCGTATCCGCCGCCACGGCACCGTCGAACCCGCCCGGCTCGCCGAGCACGTGCCCGTGCCGCTGCGGGTGATCACGGAGGCCTCCCGGCAGGTGGAGGAACGGCACCTGGTCACCCGGGAGGGGCTCCAGCTGGTGCTCACCGAGGAGGGCGTCCAGATCGCGACCCGGCTCGCCGCGGCCCGCGAGGAGTCGCTCGCCGAGCTGCTGGGTGACTGGTGGGGACCGGAACGGCCCACCGACCTGGTGAAACTCGTGGAGGAACTGACCGCCGAACTCAGCGGATCGGACGCGGAACGCCCCCACGACCCGGAGCCGCCCGGCGACCACCACGCCTGA
- a CDS encoding HAD-IA family hydrolase — translation MPATTPATLTARALLLDMDGTLVNSDAVVERCWRRWAERQGLDGDAVLEVVHGRQGYATMAVLLPDRPMEENHADNRVMLAEETADLDGVVPVPGAPAFMAALAGLPHALVTSADEALAQARMGAAALPMPETRVTAECVGASKPDPEGFLKGAAELGFTPADCIVFEDSEAGIQAGRAAGMRIVGIGPRAAAFAPDVHIADLTHLRVEPAADGSITLTVLP, via the coding sequence ATGCCTGCCACCACCCCGGCAACGCTCACCGCCCGCGCCCTCCTCCTCGACATGGACGGCACCCTCGTCAACTCGGATGCCGTCGTCGAGCGCTGCTGGCGACGCTGGGCGGAGCGGCAGGGCCTCGACGGGGATGCCGTACTCGAGGTGGTCCACGGACGCCAGGGGTACGCGACCATGGCCGTCCTCCTCCCGGACCGCCCGATGGAGGAGAACCACGCCGACAACCGGGTCATGCTCGCCGAGGAGACCGCCGACCTCGACGGGGTCGTGCCCGTCCCCGGCGCCCCCGCCTTCATGGCCGCGCTCGCCGGGCTGCCGCACGCCCTGGTGACCTCGGCGGACGAGGCGCTCGCGCAGGCGCGGATGGGCGCCGCGGCGCTCCCGATGCCGGAGACCCGGGTCACCGCCGAGTGCGTGGGGGCCAGCAAGCCGGACCCCGAGGGCTTCCTGAAGGGCGCGGCCGAGCTGGGCTTCACCCCGGCGGACTGCATCGTCTTCGAGGATTCCGAGGCCGGCATCCAGGCGGGCCGCGCGGCAGGCATGCGGATCGTGGGCATCGGCCCGCGCGCGGCGGCCTTCGCACCGGACGTGCACATCGCCGACCTCACCCATCTGCGGGTCGAGCCCGCGGCCGACGGTTCGATCACGCTGACCGTGCTTCCGTAG
- a CDS encoding HNH endonuclease — MRCIDCTEPATHRGRCKIHHGAYENRPTVRTRRARSRPRTARNDAAARLRRTIERKGHAWCDWCLNHFPTADVDVDHVRPLSMGGTDTDGNVQVLCRGCHQLKTSTEFGRAT, encoded by the coding sequence ATGCGCTGTATCGACTGCACGGAGCCGGCGACCCATCGGGGCCGCTGCAAGATCCACCACGGGGCGTACGAGAACCGCCCGACCGTCCGCACACGGCGAGCACGGAGCCGACCACGAACGGCCCGGAACGATGCTGCTGCACGGCTCCGCCGGACTATCGAGCGGAAGGGGCACGCGTGGTGTGACTGGTGCCTGAATCACTTCCCCACGGCTGACGTGGACGTGGACCACGTGCGGCCCCTCTCGATGGGAGGGACCGACACGGACGGCAACGTTCAAGTGCTGTGCCGGGGGTGTCACCAGCTCAAGACGAGCACAGAGTTCGGGCGCGCCACATGA
- a CDS encoding helix-turn-helix transcriptional regulator, with protein MPPHPSSSVQQAREALAGRLRELRRDAGISGRELAVRLRWSDSKVSRIGNAKTPPSDADIRAWCRACGADDQAPDLIAANRQSADAHIQWKRLQRGGLRHVQESTESLYRRTHLFRVYVSDVIPGFLQTPGYATALLSSIADFRGTPDDVAEAVKVRMRRNAVLNNAAHRFSFVLEESVLRYRLCTVETMAAQLGHLLAVMDLQNAAVGIVPFSTQRTVWPMPTFTIFDDTRVHADTLDAASTLTQPSQVELYARAFDRLSQGAARGAAARSLVTSALSSLG; from the coding sequence ATGCCCCCACACCCCTCATCGAGCGTCCAGCAGGCTCGTGAAGCACTCGCGGGCCGGCTACGCGAGCTACGCAGGGACGCCGGAATCAGCGGGCGGGAGCTGGCCGTCAGGCTCCGCTGGTCGGACTCGAAGGTGTCGCGCATCGGCAACGCCAAGACCCCTCCGTCCGACGCCGACATTCGGGCATGGTGCCGGGCGTGTGGAGCCGACGACCAGGCGCCGGATCTCATAGCGGCGAACAGGCAGTCCGCGGATGCCCACATCCAATGGAAACGCCTCCAGCGAGGCGGCCTACGGCACGTGCAGGAATCCACGGAGAGCCTCTACCGGCGCACACACCTCTTCCGCGTCTACGTCTCCGACGTGATCCCTGGCTTCCTCCAGACACCCGGGTACGCGACTGCGCTCCTGTCGTCCATCGCAGACTTCCGTGGAACACCGGATGACGTGGCAGAGGCCGTCAAGGTCCGCATGAGGCGGAATGCGGTGCTGAACAACGCGGCGCACCGATTCTCGTTCGTCCTGGAGGAATCGGTCCTGCGTTACCGGCTGTGCACCGTCGAGACGATGGCGGCGCAGCTCGGTCACCTCTTGGCGGTCATGGACCTCCAGAACGCGGCCGTGGGCATCGTCCCGTTCTCGACGCAGCGAACCGTGTGGCCCATGCCGACCTTCACCATCTTTGACGACACGAGGGTGCACGCGGACACTCTGGACGCCGCGTCCACGCTGACGCAGCCAAGCCAAGTCGAGCTGTATGCACGAGCCTTCGACCGACTGTCGCAAGGGGCGGCACGGGGAGCGGCCGCACGCTCGCTCGTGACATCCGCCTTGTCGTCGCTCGGCTGA
- a CDS encoding peptidoglycan-binding domain-containing protein: MTGQVCPECGVQRPGCACARAELAAAEDFDPLRIRPYVTLDAPESGAGAVSGPEAGSGGAGSGGPGSYGPDSRGPDAREPDADGPPTAPLAAIRPDGGVAAGDGYGGYEPYGTAAFPAGAHPGGEPSETMPLLLRGVGDISPPPGHGHGRGHGQRGDGRGRGRRRGALVAAVAAVAVAGTAALAAAVLGGGEEPDDRAAVPDVTTSASLNLAVSEAPSPSSSSQSPEPTSSSPTPRETSASPSATSASPTPTTASPSASVTTTGAAAPPPASSSTPATAPTTTSPTTPTPPAGSPEEGGEEVTTLSLGASGQEVRELQRRLTAVWVYDGRINGRYDEEVRDAVARYQEWQHIPEDPEGVYGPETRRILEQNTSDI; the protein is encoded by the coding sequence ATGACCGGACAAGTCTGTCCTGAATGCGGTGTACAGAGACCTGGCTGCGCCTGCGCCCGGGCGGAACTGGCGGCGGCCGAGGACTTCGATCCGCTCCGGATCAGGCCGTACGTGACGCTGGACGCGCCGGAGTCCGGCGCGGGGGCCGTGTCGGGACCTGAGGCAGGATCGGGGGGTGCGGGGTCGGGGGGCCCTGGCTCGTACGGCCCTGATTCGCGCGGCCCCGACGCCCGCGAACCGGACGCGGACGGCCCGCCTACGGCGCCGCTGGCGGCGATCCGGCCGGACGGGGGTGTCGCCGCCGGGGACGGGTACGGGGGGTACGAGCCGTACGGCACCGCGGCTTTTCCGGCCGGTGCGCACCCCGGGGGCGAGCCCTCCGAGACCATGCCGCTCCTGCTGCGCGGCGTCGGTGACATATCCCCGCCGCCCGGCCACGGGCACGGGCGGGGCCACGGGCAACGGGGAGACGGGCGGGGACGAGGGCGCCGGCGCGGCGCGCTGGTCGCGGCGGTGGCCGCCGTCGCCGTGGCGGGCACCGCGGCCCTCGCGGCGGCCGTGCTCGGAGGCGGGGAGGAGCCCGACGACCGGGCGGCCGTACCGGACGTGACCACGAGCGCGTCCCTGAACCTCGCGGTGTCCGAGGCACCGTCCCCCTCCTCGTCGTCGCAGAGTCCGGAGCCGACGTCGTCGTCTCCGACCCCGCGCGAGACGTCGGCGTCCCCGTCGGCCACGTCCGCCTCGCCGACCCCCACGACCGCGTCGCCGAGCGCCTCCGTGACCACGACTGGCGCGGCGGCACCCCCGCCTGCGTCCTCGTCGACGCCGGCCACCGCGCCGACAACGACGTCGCCGACCACGCCGACGCCCCCGGCCGGGTCGCCGGAGGAGGGCGGGGAGGAGGTCACGACCCTGAGCCTGGGCGCCTCCGGTCAAGAGGTGCGGGAACTCCAGCGGCGGCTGACCGCCGTGTGGGTGTACGACGGCCGTATCAACGGGAGGTACGACGAGGAGGTCCGCGACGCGGTGGCCCGCTACCAGGAGTGGCAGCACATCCCGGAGGACCCGGAGGGCGTCTACGGCCCCGAAACGCGCCGGATCCTGGAGCAGAACACCTCCGACATCTGA
- a CDS encoding serpin family protein — protein sequence MTPGPTAFEADAIQALAARWLPCLGDDDFVCSPVGLWVALAAVASGARGRTAEELRGLLGVDGEAAAGVVTVVGRRLAATDGVAAATGVWSRVPVLDVFRRGLPDVGFGVLRGAPAWFELPDEVLGATDDVSLGEIPPVAQDELDDWIGRATGGRVPRLPLGLDGSEDLVLVNALALKASWLTAFPAHLTRDEPFTDGHGHTRPVPTMRQRIPADRVWSVDGVTVVELPCAGDEAARVRFALGRPGAGPADVLPAAWAGPAARTPLAADAADLTLPRFTLRTKSEADAHLAALGISRALRPVADFSGLSPAGLHVSKVVQEVIVEVAEEGVEAAAATQVTMTRGAAPARHEVVERVAFDRPFGVVVMDTTGELPLFAGWRQSAPAGAGAR from the coding sequence ATGACTCCCGGTCCCACCGCCTTCGAGGCGGACGCGATACAGGCTCTCGCCGCGCGCTGGTTGCCCTGTCTGGGGGATGACGACTTCGTCTGTTCCCCGGTGGGGCTGTGGGTGGCGCTTGCCGCTGTGGCCTCTGGGGCCCGGGGGCGGACCGCCGAGGAGTTGCGGGGGCTGCTCGGGGTCGACGGGGAGGCGGCCGCCGGGGTGGTGACCGTGGTCGGGCGGCGGCTCGCGGCGACGGACGGGGTCGCGGCGGCGACCGGCGTGTGGAGCAGGGTGCCGGTGCTCGACGTCTTTCGACGCGGTCTGCCGGATGTGGGGTTCGGGGTGCTGCGCGGAGCACCGGCCTGGTTCGAGCTGCCCGACGAGGTGCTCGGAGCGACGGACGACGTGTCCCTGGGGGAGATTCCCCCCGTCGCCCAGGACGAACTCGACGACTGGATAGGGCGAGCCACCGGCGGGCGCGTCCCCCGGCTGCCGCTCGGGCTCGACGGCTCCGAGGACCTGGTCCTGGTCAACGCCCTTGCCCTGAAGGCCTCCTGGCTGACCGCCTTCCCCGCGCACCTCACCCGCGACGAGCCCTTCACCGACGGCCACGGCCACACCCGGCCCGTACCGACCATGCGGCAGCGGATTCCGGCCGATCGGGTCTGGTCCGTCGACGGGGTCACCGTCGTGGAACTGCCGTGCGCGGGTGACGAGGCCGCCCGGGTGCGGTTCGCTCTCGGCCGGCCCGGCGCCGGGCCGGCCGACGTGCTGCCCGCCGCCTGGGCCGGGCCCGCGGCACGGACGCCGCTCGCCGCGGACGCGGCCGACCTCACGCTGCCGCGCTTCACTCTCCGTACGAAGTCCGAGGCCGACGCCCATCTGGCGGCGCTCGGCATCAGCCGGGCGTTGCGGCCCGTGGCGGACTTCTCGGGCCTGTCCCCGGCCGGTCTCCACGTCTCCAAGGTGGTGCAGGAGGTGATCGTCGAGGTTGCCGAGGAGGGTGTGGAGGCGGCCGCCGCTACCCAGGTGACGATGACGCGCGGCGCGGCCCCGGCCCGCCACGAGGTCGTGGAGCGCGTCGCATTCGACCGCCCCTTCGGTGTGGTCGTCATGGACACCACGGGTGAGCTCCCCCTCTTCGCCGGCTGGCGGCAGAGCGCACCGGCCGGGGCCGGAGCCCGGTAG
- a CDS encoding DUF6879 family protein, with amino-acid sequence MPSSVPSFAELLGRCERSAVHLEMRDSYASTDRFEAWKRGERIVWDDRASWWHPYDQLITDTVARGVSIRRARIVSEPVTEYIRWEHYVTHANVTAGEDIRWLPRRRATDIGLPGNDFWLFDGELLRVHHFSGDGAVVEDEITDDPATVKLCASAFETVWDRAVPHHLYAI; translated from the coding sequence ATGCCGTCGAGCGTGCCCAGCTTCGCTGAGCTGTTGGGTAGGTGCGAGCGGTCCGCCGTGCACCTGGAGATGCGTGACTCGTACGCGTCCACCGACAGATTCGAGGCATGGAAGCGCGGCGAGCGCATCGTCTGGGACGACCGCGCGTCCTGGTGGCACCCGTACGACCAGTTGATCACGGACACCGTGGCGCGAGGGGTGTCGATCCGTCGCGCCCGGATCGTCTCCGAACCCGTGACGGAGTACATCCGGTGGGAGCACTACGTCACGCACGCCAACGTCACGGCCGGCGAGGACATCCGATGGCTGCCGCGCCGCAGGGCCACGGACATCGGCCTCCCCGGCAATGACTTCTGGCTCTTCGACGGCGAACTCCTGCGCGTGCACCACTTCTCCGGCGACGGTGCGGTGGTGGAGGACGAGATCACGGACGACCCGGCGACGGTGAAACTCTGCGCATCGGCCTTCGAAACCGTCTGGGACCGGGCCGTCCCGCACCACCTGTACGCGATCTGA